The following coding sequences lie in one Trichoderma breve strain T069 chromosome 1, whole genome shotgun sequence genomic window:
- a CDS encoding ABC transporter transmembrane region domain-containing protein: protein MGFAQCSDPLWNIDDFSGCFRRDYLAVLFPLIVIAISFLRLAWSNIDRIRSAKAKGYSSISAHDAVPDHTAIPPDEESEDSSDDDDLEINGGRLALAKVTSRGSIVQADTPTAQRFSQFVEELALIGLVAINAYALVTGAFGPDTHLVAAAGLTTWIYTLILATLRVALGTSKWRIPYIWNHTATIYGCKWLFSIFIFRSAILYPYSRLSQILIIVDFGLNSLLFGIAVSTRKGNKTVKLEWEDGIEPSREPLASLFSIATFSWVDAIVWQGWKKPMELEDVWNLLPKDKSTAIIADYRLMKKTTALSWHLLKYFRSLLFMQCAMAAVAGLFTFAPTLLLKAILQYVERPDEAPVNVLWLLVIGLPVLDTIRSYCDGMALWIGRKICIRVRAIIVGDIYAKALRRKAAAGKDKVLLSENAKADKDNDDEGSKGVVSKVKRALGFGGKKQKNASSSDDTEAANTSDSVKAIAEKGGDDEQANLGTIINLMSVDSFKIAEITAYLHFLCASAPTQLIVSIYLLWQVMGYSAIPGLIVMFILLPVNYMLARGFNITSKNIMAATDKRINVTNEILQNIRIIKYFAWERRFGKIVDEKREAELKALRSRFLLWACAVAIWNSVPILITFFSFLVYTLIEKKPLYPSVAFTAISLFMLLRVPLDLLGDMFAHVQEAKVSIDRVEEYLLEEETEKYEQLGLDNVDEDGKKRIGFRDATLIWGAKNSVAEDGSRAFRLLDLDIDFQIGKLNIIAGPTGSGKTSMLMGLLGEMTLVEGRVFCPGGRSREDVRPNPETGLADTIAYVAQAAWLVNANIKDNIIFAAPYDEQRYKDVIVACALERDLEILDHGDQTLVGEKGITLSGGQKQRISLARALYSNSAHILLDDCLSAVDSHTAQWIFTNCINGPLMKGRTCVLVTHNIQLCVPSSDFVVLLENGRVVAQGPSQEVIASGKLGEEIQRSRPASHTASRIPSRVPSSVGDEETMVNSNGDAAGSTDDSKKDKKEPPKGPPEETKATGSVKWSVLRIYLSSMGPWWFWLVAFMVFGMQQLSTVATNIWVREWANQYIEEENINVSLSSMPHAYGAGTLSKGSWASIASLGGMRSSTEPGLRVLDDQITLGPTAIPQVNVPYYLTGLALIGVFGALAALIRDVWIFVGSLTASRRIHDRLIQSVTRAKFKFFDVTPLGQLMNRFSKDLEAVDQEIAPTAIGVMVCALSLVVTIVLISFITPGFLIAAFFIAILFYVVAAFYLRASRDLKRLESVQRSPLFQQFGETLSGMTTIRAYGDERRFIRDNLAKINTQSRPFIYLWACNRWLAFRADLLGNFVSFFAGVFIIVNLGKIDAGAAGISLSYAMNFTENVLWLVRQYGMNEQNMNSMERVKEYLDVEQEAEPIIEDNRPPKNWPAEGGVEFVNYSTRYRADLDPVLRGISLKISPKEKVGIVGRTGAGKSSLTLAIFRALEADSGSITIDGIDISKIGLQDLRENITIVPQDPTLFMGTIRTNLDPFDQYTDEEVFEALRRVQLIGHDETTTPATPTVQGSAEGESAGGSSGTRTPSIATNKNIFLDLHSPVSESGSNLSQGQRQLLCLARAMLKKPTVMVMDEATASIDYNTDSKIQETIRELTGTVITIAHRLQTIVDYDKVLVLDKGEVVEFDHPWELINKKDGTFRSMCETSGDMDILVKAAKKKWEEGHN from the exons ATGGGCTTTGCTCAATGCTCAGATCCGCTATGGAACATTGATGACTTCAGCGGCTGCTTTCGCAGAGA TTACCTTGCTGTCCTCTTCCCGTTAATAGTAATTGCTATTTCTTTCTTGCGACTCGCTTGGTCCAACATCGATCGCATCCGCAgtgccaaggccaagggtTATagctccatctctgcccACGACGCCGTTCCCGACCACACAGCCATTCCTCCCGACGAAGAATCCGAAGACAgcagcgatgacgacgatcTCGAGATTAATGGCGGCCGCTTGGCTCTAGCCAAGGTGACTTCAAGGGGCTCGATAGTCCAAGCCGACACCCCTACTGCTCAGCGTTTCTCACAATTCGTCGAAGAGCTCGCTCTCATTGGCCTGGTTGCGATCAATGCATATGCTCTCGTCACCGGTGCTTTTGGACCCGACACCCACCTGGTTGCCGCTGCTGGCCTTACCACTTGGATATATACTTTGATTCTTGCAACACTGCGAGTTGCGCTGGGTACCTCCAAATGGCGAATCCCTTACATCTGGAACCACACCGCCACCATTTACGGCTGCAAAtggctcttctccatcttcatatTCCGCTCCGCCATTCTCTACCCTTACTCCCGGCTCTCTcagattctcatcatcgtcgatTTTGGCCTCAATTCTTTGCTATTCGGCATTGCTGTCTCTACGCGAAAGGGCAACAAGACTGTCAAGTTGGAGTGGGAAGATGGCATCGAGCCCTCGCGCGAACCTCTTGccagtctcttctccattgcCACCTTTTCGTGGGTCGATGCTATCGTCTGGCAAGGTTGGAAGAAGCCTatggagcttgaagatgtttgGAATCTCCTGCCCAAGGACAAGTCAACGGCCATTATCGCCGATTAcaggctgatgaagaagaccACTGCCCTTTCGTGGCATTTGCTCAAGTATTTCCGCAGCCTGCTGTTTATGCAGTGTGCAATGGCGGCCGTCGCCGGtctttttacttttgccCCCACCCTGCTGCTCAAAGCTATCCTCCAGTATGTGGAACGTCCCGACGAGGCACCTGTCAACGTTCTCTGGCTCCTCGTAATTGGCCTCCCAGTTCTTGATACGATCCGCTCGTACTGCGATGGAATGGCCCTTTGGATTGGCCGCAAGATCTGTATTCGCGTCCGTGCTATTATTGTGGGTGATATTTACGCAAAGGCGCTGCGCCGAAAAGCTGCCGCCGGCAAAGACAAGGTTCTGCTCAGTGAGAATGCTAAAGCCGACAAAGATAACGACGACGAGGGAAGCAAAGGTGTCGTCAGTAAAGTCAAGCGCGCTCTTGGTTTTGgtggcaagaagcagaagaacgCTTCCAGCTCAGACGACACCGAAGCCGCCAATACCTCCGATTccgtcaaggccatcgcagagaagggaggagatgatgaacagGCCAACCTGGGAACCATTATCAACCTCATGTCGgttgacagcttcaagatTGCCGAAATCACCGCCTACCTGCATTTCTTGTGCGCTTCAGCCCCCACTCAGCTCATCGTATCCATTTATTTGCTTTGGCAGGTTATGGGTTACAGCGCCATTCCCGGTCTCATTGTCATGTTCATCCTCCTGCCCGTAAACTACATGCTGGCTCGTGGTTTCAACATCACTTCCAAGAACATCATGGCTGCTACCGACAAGCGCATAAATGTGACCAACGAGATTCTCCAAAACATCCGCATCATTAAGTACTTTGCCTGGGAGCGTCGATTCGGCAAGATTGTGGATGAGAAGCGTGAAGCCGAGCTCAAGGCTCTTCGCTCTCGATTCCTTCTATGGGCTTGCGCGGTTGCCATCTGGAACTCGGTTCCCATTCTGatcaccttcttctctttcctgGTGTACACCCTgattgagaagaagccccTGTATCCCTCTGTTGCCTTCACAgccatttcccttttcatgCTTCTTCGCGTTCCCCTTGATCTCCTCGGCGACATGTTCGCTCACGTCCAGGAAGCAAAGGTCTCCATCGATCGAGTTGAGGAGTACCTTTTGGAAGAGGAGACCGAAAAGTATGAGCAACTTGGATTGGACAATGTGGACGAAGATGGCAAGAAACGCATTGGCTTCAGGGATGCTACTTTGATCTGGGGTGCCAAAAACAGCGTGGCCGAAGATGGTTCCAGGGCATTCCGACTGCTTGACCTAGACATTGACTTTCAGATCGGCaagctcaacatcatcgccgGCCCAACTGGATCTGGCAAGACTTCTATGCTCATGGGTCTTCTTGGTGAGATGACACTTGTAGAAGGCAGGGTATTCTGCCCTGGCGGCCGCAGCCGAGAGGACGTCCGCCCCAACCCCGAGACTGGTCTTGCCGATACAATCGCTTATGTCGCCCAGGCTGCCTGGTTGGTCAACGCTAATATCAAGGATAACATTATTTTTGCCGCGCCGTATGATGAGCAAAGATACAAGGACGTCATTGTCGCCTGTGCTCTCGAGCGTGATCTCGAAATTCTCGACCATGGAGACCAAACGTTGGTTGGTGAGAAAGGTATCACTCTCTCAGGTGGTCAGAAGCAGCGCATATCCTTGGCTCGTGCTCTCTATTCAAACTCGGCGCATATCCTCTTGGACGACTGTCTCAGTGCTGTGGACTCGCACACGGCTCAATGGATCTTTACCAACTGCATCAATGGCCCATTGATGAAGGGCCGCACCTGCGTTCTTGTTACCCACAACATCCAGCTTTGTGTTCCGTCATCCGATTTCGTCGTCTTACTAGAGAACGGACGAGTCGTAGCCCAAGGGCCCTCACAAGAAGTCATCGCCTCCGGCAAGCTCGGCGAGGAGATTCAGCGCTCTCGACCTGCCTCTCATACTGCATCTCGTATCCCATCTCGTGTACCATCAAGCGTCGGCGACGAGGAGACTATGGTGAACAGTAACGGTGACGCCGCAGGCTCCACAGACGActccaagaaggacaaaaAGGAACCGCCCAAGGGTCCTCCTGAAGAGACAAAGGCGACTGGATCCGTCAAATGGTCTGTTTTGCGCATTTATCTCTCTTCTATGGGACCTTGGTGGTTCTGGCTTGTCGCTTTTATGGTCTTTGGCATGCAACAGCTCTCGACCGTTGCAACGAACATCTGGGTTAGGGAGTGGGCTAACCAGTacatcgaggaggagaataTCAACGTTTCGCTAAGCTCCATGCCACATGCCTACGGTGCTGGAACTCTATCTAAGGGCTCTTGGGCTTCTATTGCCAGCTTAGGTGGCATGCGTTCCTCGACAGAGCCAGGTTTGCGCGTACTGGATGATCAGATCACTCTTGGCCCGACTGCGATACCACAAGTCAATGTCCCATATTACCTCACTGGACTTGCCCTCATTGGCGTGTTCGGTGCCCTGGCCGCTCTGATCCGAGACGTATGGATCTTTGTTGGTTCCTTGACTGCATCCAGGCGAATTCACGATCGTCTCATTCAATCTGTGACCCGAGCCAAATTCAAGTTCTTCGACGTGACCCCTCTGGGCCAGCTGATGAACCGCTTTAGTAAGGATCTCGAGGCTGTGGATCAAGAGATTGCACCCACAGCGATTGGTGTAATGGTCTGCGCCCTCTCTCTCGTCGTGACCATTGTGTTGATTTCATTCATCACTCCGGGTTTCCTCattgccgccttcttcattGCTATCCTATTCTATGTTGTCGCCGCCTTCTACCTACGCGCATCTCGCGATCTTAAGCGTCTGGAGTCTGTCCAGCGTAGCCCGCTCTTCCAGCAATTTGGCGAGACTCTTAGCGGTATGACAACTATCAGAGCTTACGGCGATGAACGACGTTTCATCCGCGACAACTTGGCCAAAATCAACACTCAGAGCCGACCGTTCATCTATCTGTGGGCTTGCAACAGATGGCTCGCATTCCGAGCCGATTTGCTCGGCAACTTCGTTTCCTTCTTCGCAGGCGTCTTCATTATTGTCAACCTGGGCAAGATTGATGCCGGTGCAGCTGGTATCTCATTGAGCTATGCGATGAACTTTACCGAAAACGTTTTGTGGCTTGTCCGTCAGTATGGCATGAACGAGCAAAACATGAACTCTATGGAACGTGTCAAGGAATACCTAGATGTTGAACAGGAAGCGGAACCGATTATCGAAGATAACCGGCCGCCAAAGAACTGGCCTGCGGAGGGTGGTGTCGAGTTTGTCAACTACTCTACTCGATATCGCGCCGACTTGGATCCGGTTCTCAGAGGCATCTCGCTCAAGATTAGCCCTAAGGAAAAGGTTGGCATCGTGGGCCGAACTGGCGCAGGCAAGAGTTCGTTGACGCTGGCCATTTTCCGTGCCCTTGAAGCTGACTCGGGATCCATTACGATCGATGGCATCGATATCAGCAAGATTGGACTCCAGGATCTCCGAGAGAACATTACCATTGTGCCTCAAGATCCCACACTATTCATGGGTACCATTCGAACTAATCTTGATCCCTTTGATCAGTATACGGACGAAGAGGTGTTTGAGGCTTTGAGACGTGTCCAGCTAATTGGCCATGACGAGACGACCACCCCTGCAACCCCTACTGTTCAGGGCTCCGCTGAAGGAGAGAGCGCAGGGGGCTCATCTGGTACCCGGACACCGTCAATTGCTACTAACAAGAATATCTTCCTTGACTTGCATTCCCCTGTTTCCGAGTCCGGCTCCAACCTCTCTCAAGGTCAACGACAGCTTCTGTGTCTGGCACGAGcaatgctgaagaagccgaCTGTCATGGTCATGGATGAGGCTACAGCATCTATCGATTACAACACGGACTCGAAGATTCAAGAAACTATCCGGGAACTTACTGGAACTGTGATTACAATTGCACATCGTCTCCAGACTATCGTGGATTACGATAAAGTATTGGTGCTAGACAAGGGTGAAGTGGTTGAATTTGATCACCCGTGGGAGCTGATCAACAAAAAAGACGGAACATTTAGGAGTATGTGTGAGACCAGTGGCGATATGgatatattagtaaaagCCGCAAAGAAGAAGTGGGAAGAGGGTCACAACTGA
- a CDS encoding alpha and gamma adaptin binding protein p34 domain-containing protein — MDISNPRRILAVSLEGSEQHLSRVIKDLTGSSPEAASTSLAGTTHDLELKTSYYTASVPIWIDLIASPSEWASSFLSEEAREVLAVLGGLVLVFAIPNAKPATLTGDNDTPNLIRHVGSVVQKGLGGWEWDGVRLAVGIGEGDDADEWDELCAEAGLEFVQLKSGQKDKNEFGEKTGISRVKEALESNDWEQLTDDPLSDLDEARSDKSEDAEDFDPESLDFGVDRSDFEGLRMAIWETSRLETGDADNALSKQPEADVSKAADVKAGPAADTNDGVALDRDLDDEDVAKVEKMMRKLQAAREMGEGMSEAQRKRLAARAVEEVMREL; from the exons atggATATTTCCAATCCGAGAAGGATTCTGGCCGTTAGCCTGGAGGGTTCAGAGCAGCATCTGAGTCGTGTCATCAAAG ATCTTACCGGATCATCACCAGAagcggcatcaacatcactGGCGGGCACCACCCATGACCTCGAGCTCAAAACATCCTACTACACAGCCTCCGTCCCGATATGGATAGATCTCATCGCTTCTCCGTCAGAATGGGCTTCATCTTTCCTATCCGAAGAAGCCCGCGAGGTCCTCGCAGTCCTAGGCGGCCTCGTTCTAGTCTTTGCTATACCTAATGCCAAGCCTGCAACTTTAACTGGGGACAACGACACTCCCAATCTTATTCGACACGTTGGCAGTGTCGTTCAGAAAGGCCTTGGCGGCTGGGAATGGGATGGAGTCAGGCTAGCTGTTGGTATTGGTGAGGGTGACGACGCCGATGAATGGGACGAGCTTTGCGCGGAAGCTGGCTTGGAGTTTGTACAGCTGAAAAGCGGGCAAAAGGATAAAAATGAGTTTGGAG AAAAGACGGGAATCTCTCGGGTCAAGGAAGCCCTTGAATCAAATGACTGGGAGCAGTTAACCGACGACCCGCTCTCTGATTTGGACGAGGCGCGCTCTGATAAATCTGAAGACGCAGAGGACTTTGATCCAGAGAGCTTAGACTTTGGCGTCGACCGTTCTGATTTTGAAGGGCTGCGTATGGCAATTTGGGAAACAAGCCGTCTCGAAACTGGTGATGCCGACAATGCTCTCTCAAAACAACCCGAGGCAGATGTGTCCAAGGCGGCAGATGTCAAAGCAGGCCCCGCTGCTGATACCAACGATGGCGTGGCGTTGGATCGCGAccttgacgacgaggatgtgGCCAAGGtagagaagatgatgaggaagctTCAGGCGGCTAGAGAAATGGGAGAGGGCATGAGCGAGGCGCAGAGAAAGCGACTGGCAGCCAGAGCTGTGGAGGAGGTAATGCGAGAGCTTTGA
- a CDS encoding homeobox domain-containing protein: protein MATEIEQPLALTAVTPTAPSPTGSAIHHSATGSSDGTPGSASRPLPSPTSANGQANASRRPPRKSTLTQQQKNQKRQRATQDQLTTLEMEFNKNPTPTASVRDRIAEEINMTERSVQIWFQNRRAKIKMLAKKSLETGEDIDSIPESMRQYLAMQAMESGKGFAGSYMGRTGLLPFGGGNMLFGGDQSAQGKVLIHHLTCRSLSIGKWTRVGQNTMNLIIFYSPDKCTMTYYINNEQAGYKIEYPFSHIKNIWLENADNDMNKLAGIFIELNQPPYFMMDATSSTTGFDYVSDFTEDQQASQCLLHHLGGNPKVLANQLAKLVSLESFMNRHNPHSIRQVHAYADPHAISASAPQQWGMAQMHSAANMRPQGHKRQRSRSVPGPIDFAMFQNQPMPSFYIQPPGDMAAQHNPNIYAPVPQQPNVAHNLRIDTQAGFGLDMRQYPMSATTASPSEFPPSPGFFPPGQENGPLAPSNYSTPYGAAFLSPMVTAEANMPTAISPLPFNGPTEPSIVEQSPPMSMMGRPGSSEMYMGQDGSCAVSDDGVSLNEMYSKHSINMPLHEHSPGSYVQHSQGDIDMDQLVHFDAVDPTSLSPETMHR from the exons ATGGCTACGGAGATTGAGCAGCCGCTGGCTTTGACGGCGGTCACACCAACTGCGCCCAGCCCAACTGGATCTGCCATTCACCACTCCGCGACAGGTTCCTCGGATGGCACTCCTGGATCTGCCTCCAGACCCCTTCCTTCCCCTAccagcgccaatggccagGCCAATGCCTCCCGGCGCCCGCCGCGCAAAAGCACTCTTacgcagcagcaaaagaacCAAAAGAGACAAAGGGCCACACAGGACCAATTGACGACTCTCGAAATGGAATTCAACAAAAACCCGACTCCTACGGCTAGTGTTCGTGACAGAATAGCCGAAGAGATTAACATGACGGAGCGCTCTGTTCAGATTTGGTTCCAGAACAG GCGAGCTAAGATCAagatgctggccaagaagagcctCGAAACCGGCGAAGACATTGATTCAATTCCCGAGTCGATGAGGCAATATCTCGCTATGCAGGCCATGGAATCCGGTAAAGGGTTTGCTGGCAGCTATATGGGTCGCACTGGCCTGCTTCcttttggcggcggcaacatGCTCTTTGGTGGTGACCAGAGCGCGCAGGGCAAAGTTT TGATTCACCATCTCACTTGTCGCTCCCTGAGCATTGGCAAATGGACGCGAGTTGGACAAAACACTATGaacctcatcatcttctaCTCGCCGGACAAGTGTACCATGACCTACTACATTAACAACGAGCAAGCTGGGTACAAGATCGAATACCCTTTCTCTCATATCAAGAACATTTGGCTGGAGAATGCAGACAACGACATGAACAAACTGGCGGGCATCTTTATTGAGCTCAACCAGCCACCTTACTTCATGATGGATGCAACCTCGTCGACTACGGGCTTTGACTACGTTAGTGACTTCACCGAGGATCAACAGGCCTCTCAGTGCTTGCTCCATCATCTGGGTGGCAACCCCAAGGTGCTGGCCaaccagctggccaagcttGTTTCTTTGGAATCTTTCATGAACCGCCACAACCCCCACAGCATTCGACAGGTTCACGCATATGCAGACCCTCATGCaatctcggcctcggcccCG CAACAATGGGGGATGGCCCAAATGCACTCTGCTGCTAATATGCGGCCTCAGGGCCACAAGCGACAGCGTAGTCGCTCTGTTCCTGGGCCAATTGATTTTGCCATGTTTCAGAATCAGCCTATGCCGTCCTTCTATATTCAACCTCCCGGTGATATGGCTGCTCAGCACAATCCAAACATTTATGCTCCAGTGCCACAGCAACCCAATGTGGCCCATAATTTGAGGATTGACACGCAAGCAGGCTTTGGTTTGGACATGCGACAATACCCAATGTCAGCCACGACTGCTTCGCCATCCGAGTTCCCACCGAGCCCTGGCTTTTTCCCTCCTGGACAAGAGAATGGCCCATTGGCTCCGTCAAATTACAGCACCCCCTATGGTGCCGCTTTTTTGTCGCCCATGGTCACTGCTGAAGCCAACATGCCTACAGCCATCTCTCCCCTTCCCTTTAATGGTCCTACTGAGCCTTCAATTGTCGAGCAGTCCCCTCCCATGTCCATGATGGGCCGCCCAGGCTCCTCCGAAATGTACATGGGCCAGGATGGCTCATGCGCTGTTTCCGATGATGGCGTTAGCTTGAATGAGATGTATTCCAAACACTCCATTAATATGCCATTGCATGAGCACTCGCCCGGGAGCTATGTTCAGCACTCACAGGGAGATATCGACATGGACCAACTAGTTCACTTCGACGCGGTTGATCCAACTAGTCTATCACCCGAGACGATGCATCGGTAA